From a single Nicotiana tabacum cultivar K326 chromosome 8, ASM71507v2, whole genome shotgun sequence genomic region:
- the LOC107813196 gene encoding phosphoenolpyruvate carboxylase kinase 1, producing MSESLKRNYRLSEELGRGRFGAVFKCYSAATGDQFAVKSIDKRLIADDSIDRQCLYNEAKIMHLLSPSPYVVRLFDVYEDDTHLDLVLELCNSGDLFQRLSSRPVFSESEAVDVMVPLMKAIAHCHRLAVAHRDIKPDNILYNNSNELKLADFGSAECFREGQLMSGVVGTPYYVAPEVLSGRNYNEKVDIWSAGVIMYIMLAGIPPFYGESATEIFEAVLRANLRFPTKIFQSVSPAAKDLLRRMLS from the exons ATGAGCGAGTCACTAAAGCGAAATTATCGTCTGAGCGAGGAGTTAGGAAGGGGACGATTCGGCGCCGTTTTCAAGTGTTACTCGGCGGCGACCGGCGATCAATTCGCCGTCAAGTCCATCGACAAGCGCCTCATCGCCGATGACTCCATCGACCGGCAATGCCTTTACAACGAAGCTAAAATCATGCACTTGCTTTCACCGAGTCCTTACGTTGTTCGTCTCTTCGATGTCTACGAGGACGATACTCACCTCGATTTGGTTTTAGAGCTATGCAACTCTGGCGATTTGTTTCAACGCCTCAGTAGCCGACCGGTTTTCTCCGAGTCCGAAGCCGTTGATGTTATG GTACCACTAATGAAGGCAATAGCGCACTGTCACCGGCTCGCTGTAGCTCACAGGGACATCAAACCGGATAACATTTTGTACAACAACTCAAACGAGCTGAAATTGGCTGATTTTGGCTCGGCTGAGTGTTTCCGTGAGGGGCAGCTGATGAGCGGCGTGGTTGGAACGCCGTATTACGTGGCGCCGGAGGTGTTATCCGGGAGAAACTACAATGAGAAGGTTGATATTTGGAGTGCTGGTGTTATTATGTATATAATGCTTGCCGGAATCCCGCCTTTTTATGGGGAATCGGCTACGGAGATCTTTGAGGCTGTTCTCAGAGCGAACCTTAGGTTTCCGACTAAGATCTTTCAGTCAGTGTCGCCGGCTGCGAAGGATTTGCTTCGGAGAATGCTCTCTTAA
- the LOC107813197 gene encoding serine/threonine-protein phosphatase PP1 isozyme 2-like — MDSLALDDIINRLLEVRGRPGKQVQLSEAEIRQLCLKSKEILLQQPNLLELDAPIKICGDIHGQYSDLLRLFEYGGLPPKSNYLFLGDYVDRGKQSLETICLLLAYKIKYPENFFLLRGNHECASVNRIYGFYDECKRRFNVRLWKIFTDCFNCLPVAALIDEKILCMHGGLSPDLNHLDQIRNLQRPTDVPESGLLCDLLWSDPSKDVKGWGMNDRGVSYTFGPDKVTEFLQKLDLDLVCRAHQVVEDGYEFFSDRQLVTIFSAPNYCGEFDNAGAMMSVDETLMCSFQILKPAEKKPKFGFGSTATAKNATPTKSKSFLGKIG, encoded by the exons ATGGATTCTTTAGCACTTGATGATATAATCAATCGGTTGCTTGAAGTTCGGGGAAGGCCTGGTAAACAAGTCCAACTTTCTGAGGCAGAAATCAGACAGCTTTGTCTCAAGTCCAAAGAAATTTTGTTGCAGCAGCCTAATCTTCTTGAGCTCGACGCACCCATCAAGATCTGCG GGGATATCCATGGTCAGTATTCAGATCTACTGAGGCTGTTTGAATATGGTGGATTACCTCCAAAATCTAATTACCTATTCTTGGGTGATTATGTTGATCGTGGGAAGCAAAGTCTGGAAACAATATGCCTTCTTCTTGCTTATAAAATAAAGTACCCTGAAAACTTTTTCCTTTTGAGGGGGAACCATGAATGTGCTTCCGTGAATCGTATATATGGGTTCTATGATGAGTGCAAACGAAGGTTCAATGTTCGACTATGGAAAATATTCACAGATTGTTTCAACTGCCTCCCTGTGGCTGCTTTAATTGATGAAAAGATATTGTGCATGCATGGTGGACTCTCTCCTGATCTTAATCATTTGGATCAGATAAGGAACCTTCAACGACCAACTGATGTTCCTGAATCTGGGTTGCTCTGTGATCTTCTCTGGTCAGATCCTAGTAAAGATGTTAAAGGGTGGGGAATGAATGACCGGGGAGTTTCTTACACCTTTGGTCCTGATAAGGTCACAGAGTTTCTTCAGAAGCTAGATCTTGATCTTGTTTGTCGTGCCCATCAG GTTGTGGAAGATGGATATGAATTTTTTTCTGATAGACAACTTGTGACGATTTTCTCAGCCCCTAATTATTGTGGAGAGTTTGACAATGCTGGTGCTATGATGAGTGTGGATGAGACTCTGATGTGTTCTTTTCAGATATTAAAGCCTGCAGAGAAGAAGCCAAAGTTTGGATTTGGGAGCACTGCTACAGCTAAAAATGCAACTCCAACAAAATCAAAG TCATTTCTTGGTAAAATTGGATGA